The Nocardioides campestrisoli genome includes a window with the following:
- the yajC gene encoding preprotein translocase subunit YajC yields the protein MEFLPLVAIALVFWLLIVRPAGKRQKEIAKLQAALKVGDRVLLSSGIFAVVRETSEDRVRVEIADGVVVEVARGAVAAIEQASVEQASVDEARSGDDGFNGPTTPGA from the coding sequence GTGGAGTTCCTGCCCCTGGTCGCCATCGCCCTGGTCTTCTGGCTGCTGATCGTCCGTCCAGCCGGCAAGCGCCAGAAGGAGATCGCCAAGCTCCAGGCGGCGCTGAAGGTGGGGGACCGGGTGCTGCTGAGCTCCGGGATCTTCGCCGTCGTCCGGGAGACCAGCGAGGACCGGGTCCGGGTCGAGATCGCCGACGGCGTCGTCGTCGAGGTCGCCCGCGGTGCCGTGGCCGCGATCGAGCAGGCCTCGGTCGAGCAGGCCTCCGTCGACGAGGCCCGCTCCGGGGACGACGGGTTCAACGGCCCGACCACCCCCGGAGCCTGA